The DNA segment GGCAACGCTCACCCGCCAGCCGGGAATTGTAACGAAAGGTGCTCCTGCATTTCCCCACTTCGTAGAGAGTGGCATGACGTCATGACAGCTAGCAGTTCACTCTGCCCATGACAGGTTGCGCCACTAGGACGACCGCCATTTCTGGCCTTCAGTGCCGCCTTTAACCGTTTAACACCATCGGTGCGCAATGTGAATCGCTGCTGCGCAGCTTGTGCTGCTAGTTTAGTTTTTTTCCGCAttgcacatttataaaatggTATCACTGCGCGTTTTTCCTTAGTGTTGCCGTGGAAATCACTAACTGCATCTAAGTCATGAAATACACAAACGGCGTCTGAATTAGCTGTATGCGAGCGACACCATCTTATAACTGCAATGCCGTATAGTCcgctcaacgagctttcaaatgcatatttttgaCGTTTGATATATCAAGtcacattgccgattaagaaaatttaaaaactgggctcaccttcgatgtgcctcctaaaatcaaaaataaaaaggtTGATTAGGTTCTCTGGACCCCCACACGTCTCCCTAGCCGGAAGCGAAGCGGCCCTCAAACTAGCTCGAGGACTCACATTCCGAGCTGGTGGGCTGGTTGAAGGCTACACGGAGCGCGGCTGCCTGTGGTCATACAGAGATATCCTCCAACACTACGGACTGGGGCAAGCAAGGTACCCGCTGGCCGCCAAATCACTGGGTAAAAGTCAGGCCGTCAACTGGCGTCGCCTACAAACACATTCCCAAGTCCAGGTATGTGGAGTGTCATACACCCGGAGCAATTCTCAGAAAAATGTAGATGTAAAGCTAGGGCCACACTCGACCATATAATATGGGAATGCCCTCGGACTCCCCCTGGGGCACCCAATGAAGTCTAAGGAGCAGTGGGAGACCTTTCTGCCACTTTGTCATGAGTTTCCCTGCTCTCATGCTGGTTTTGCACACtactcagctccgacctggagaCTCAAGATCATCCGACTGGCTGAAGACGTACGCTGCCAGTGCCTATGAGATCCTGGCTGACGTCTAAAGCAGGGGTGTTAGCCCCACAGTGGGGAAATAAAGTTACTGATGATgatatatatattgtaagcactgtgagtgaccttcatcttcatatCAGCGTAATGAAACAGcggaaaacatgtctctgttacttagatgacatcgtcattttttcttcgtcatttcctgatcaccttactcgtctcgatgaagttttgacagcactttccagcgctggcctacagctaaacacgaagaaatgccgttttgcatcaaaatccattaaagttcttggccatctcgtaagcagcgaaggaattaagcctgaccctgaaaaaatcgctgctgcgctgcactttccccgtccaactcgggtcaaagatctccgcagtttcctcggcttggcatcatacttccgcagattcatccgcaatttcgcctctattgcctcacctttacatgcgcttcttcacaacgacacgcctttcatctggtctcctgcttgcgaagaagcatttgaaactctgaagcgtgctctgacttcgggtcccgtcctctgccattttgatgataaagcaccgacaattttgcacaccgacgccagtagccatggcattggcgctgtccttctgcaacgccaaaacacctctacagaaaatgttgttgcctatgcgagccgaactctgacttctgcggaacaaaactacactattaccgaacaagaatgtctcgccgtcgtctgggctgttcagaagtttcgtccttacctgtacggccgtcacttcacagtcgtcactgaccaccacgccctatgctggttatccactttgaaaaatctgtccggtcgtctcgggcggtggatcctccgccttcaagagtacgactttactgtcacttacaaatcgggcaagaagcacaaggacgccgacgctctctctcgttgccctattgctttgccgtcgcaacccatgtcctcgcattcctctcctgtcccaacggagtcaagccatttaaaccctacagttatgcagtctttgagcgccgcctctattgctcccatgccagatatacactgcaatcttgctcaccaccagagtgctgacccttactgtcaaaagctgattgatagtctcagcggtgttcttagacctccaaatgcccgtctccgtcgtcggctcaaaaatttcaagttacaggatggcacattattttggcacaactacagcccactgggccacacatgggttcccgtaattccttcttccctgcgtcctcaagttctacaagccttccacgacgaccccaccgcaggtcaccttgggtaccacaaaacctatgaccgcatcaaacgtcgtttcttctggcctggcctttcaacctcagtattaaaatacgtagcgtcttgcatcccttgtcaacgacgcaagcggtctacgtcgcctcctgccggtctcttgcaacctctcccatgtccttccacacctttcgaagtcgtcggaatcgacttgtatggacccctgcccttgactccagctggcaaccgctgggtcgttactgccgttgaccacctcacccgatacgctgaaaccgcagcacttccttccggctccgcttccgaaatcgccaacttcttcctccacaccatacttcttcgccacggcgcccctcgcctcctccttagcgatcgtggcaagtcgttcctctccaccgtcctcgccgcagtgcttcatgcttcaggcacggtgcataaaactacatctccttaccaccctcagaccaatggcctcacagaacgctttcatcgcaccctttctgatatgctatccacctacattcaccctcagcacaacaactgggactctttactcccctttgtaaccttcgcctacaacactgccgttcaacgaaccaccacatactctccgttttttcttgtttatgcccgccatcctaccttctccctcgaagcatctttcttcacagcttctactccttctgccgcgccttcccacgaacagttcgtgtctcgtatcgcccactgccgtgatcgtgcccgccttcaaactgaagccactcaagcttccaggaaaagcacgtatgatgcgactcatcgctcagtgtctttccgccctggagacgaagtgctactctggacacctactcgcatccccggcctgtgtgaaaagtttctgagccgttttattggcccgtacacggttctggaacaaacttcccctgtaaactatctcatcacacctgcatcgcctgttcgcgatcgtcggtgtcgcggcaccgagattgtgcacgtgtcgcgcttgaaaccctttaaccgccgaccttaagatttaatttgcgcCCAGGAgggtcgctttcgttcgggagggggaatgttgtaagcactgtgagtgaccttcatcttcatatcagcgtaatcatcatcggtcatcgggtcgtgcgaagaagacgaagtgttgctaagctgtgactagtcggtagctgctgcttcggcctacctgaagtaaaaaggtgaatttgctggtgcgttcttctgcctcacaatataTATACCGTCAAAATATATGTATAATGGCACAGCACCTTACATACAACAATCAATTGAGTGCAGTCGTACCGCTCTGTTAATTAGAGCGGACATGGAGGCACCACTCATAAACTGggacccgcagtccaaaactctcgcttCCTGGCCGcttttttatgggggcaaaacgctaaggcgcccgtgtgctgtgcgatgtcggtgtacgttaaagatccccaggtggtcgaaattattccggagccctccactacggcacctctttcttcctttcttctttcactctctcttcccttaccccggttcaggtgtccgccgatatatgagacagatactgcgccatttcctttccccaaaaaccaattataattattattatgctgGAGGGTGCGGTGACCCAAAAGACCACATGACGCAACACATGGCCGGACCTGAAGTGGTACGGGTGGTGACTCCGATCATCGCAGAGCCGTACATTTAAAAGCCATTGTTCCCGAAGTAAAAGCGTTCCCTGGCTGCCAAGGATCTGATAAATACAATGGAGAGGAGACTGATGAACCACCAGCTGCTACGTAAGCTTCAACCGCGATTATATATGTATATCTCGGTCTAGAGGCCGGTACTGTGCcatgtgtcagtgcacgttaaagatcgaaccaggtggtcgaaattttcggagcccttcactatggcgtccccatagcccgagtcgctttgagacgttaaacccccataatcaaAAGCATATTTATATCTAGGGGTTGGTAGGGGTTGGATTTTCTGGTTAAAGCCGGAAAACGATAAAAGTACACGGAATTCAGTTTTCCAAATTCGGTTTCAACCGAGAAAGGTCATATCTTCGCATATATATACAAGGTATAACTGTAGCTGCCTGTCGAGTACGAGTTACTTTCAGTCAAAGTTGAAAATTAAGGGGCGTGATGCAACAGCGGTAGATTTGTATAAGCAGCGGTGTGATTTGGGTACATACGTACTGCTCCGCTAGTTTACACGCCTCTGCAGACCACGGAGCACCACCTCCTCGCCACTTGCTAGCAaagcactgtttgttcactatcatcaCACCAACATATGAAACCGTGCATGAATTTGCGCTTTGCCAccatcccaggtggtcgaatttaattatttcggagccttccactacggcacctctttcttcctttctttctttcacttcctcctttatcccttcccttacgacccttgcggcgcggttcaggtgtcagccgatatgcgagacagatactgtgccatttattttccccaaaaaccatttttcattttttccccccaaaaactaattttttaatttttcctccacccgcctcggtggctcagtggttagggcgctcggctactggtctggagttcccgggctcgaacccgaccgtggcggctgcgtttttatggagggaaaacgctaaggcgcccgtgtgctgtgcgatggcagtgcacgtgaaagatccccaggtggtcgaaattgttccggagccctcccccgccgcggtggctcagtggttagggcgctcgactactgatccagagttcccgggttcgaacccgaccgtggcggctgcgtttttatggaggaaaaacactaaggcgcccgtgtgctgtgcgatgtcagtgcacgttaaagatccccaggtgatcgaaattattccggagccctcctggcccgtcactatgggaacaaacatggcatcttctacgtggacgcctcaggccctcaccatggggggtggtacacggccgcagtcgtccaccaaaaaatcgtggtgaatggcctaacgttccgagctcaagacataacacatgcggaagaagttgtcATCGCGTTAGCCGCtgcagaccaggagtcgcgagtgatcgtcaccgactcgagaggggcctgcagaaatattaaacaggggtacattcctctctttgcgcatcgcatccttcaaaacagtaactacctcggggcccccgcgtctcgaacgattgtatgggcctcatatgggcctcgaaggcaatgaaacggcagacgccgccgcccgcgcgctcactctccgggcaacgccttcagaccctttggatacggatcccgaacccaatccggccctcacttttcgagaaattactgaattattccaattcggccatgcaatttatcacaagccttgtaagggcctcacaaaggtggaggaacgcacactcctccgccttaacaccaaaacgctgctgtgcccggcagttttaaaaccctttgatcctgcctgtacaggagaatgcccacactgtgcggagaagtcttcgggcATCTTTCACATgctgtgggcatgccagtcaaccccgaacctcgcccccaaacccaaccccacccgggaggactgggaggcagccctgctcggctgctcggacctagcaagccagaaggccctggtccaccgcgcccgagtcgcggcggtcgccaatgggctcctgtaatgaggagcccacctagagatttgcgagaggttgctccggctacctcaagcttcctccctgaaatagtttttcacacacacacacaccctccactaaggcacctcttcttcctttcttctttcactccctcctttatcccttcccttacggcgcggttcaggtgtccaacgatatatgagacagatactgcgccatttcctttcccccaaaaaaccaattatattccggagccctcctctacggcacctctttcttctttcactccctcctttatcccttcctttacggcgcggttcaggtatccgccgatatgtggtacatgtactgcgccatttccttttcccaaatgCCAAATTTCAACCAATTTTTCGGCGTCTCCGCTGCCGCTGCATCAGGCTTCCTCGAAGTTACGCGCGCGTTACGCGTCTGTGACATCGACTCCGCCATTGTAACCCATATGCTTGGCTCATTAACTAGGCTGTTACagcttgctctgtaaaaaaaaaatataaaagccaagaaagcaggaaaataTCTTTCCGCACGGACTTGCAAGCAGCGTTCAAATCACGCGCGCCACATGTTAAGTCGCGTGTCAGAAGGGAGCTTCGTCCGTCTATCCGTTGGCGTGCTCATCGGCACTGGCTCCGTGCTGTGCGTGCCCTGCGTGGACGTTTGGCGTGAAAACAAGGGCACCGTCACCGTTGCACCGGGCGGTGGGTTTCGGCCGCCCAGACGTGATTGCTCACGCGAAGTCATGTTCACCTCGCTCGTGCGGTTAGCAGCGGACCCATGGAGCAGGAGACAGAACCCTGTCCGTGTGCCCAAGGTGACTCTGTTCCAGCGCTACCCGAGAGCTACGGTCATCTTCTTTGGCGTCGCGGGGACCAGCATCCTGTTCAGCCGATTCATCTACGACGTATTTCTCATTGACTTCTTCGAACCGGATCGTATGTTTCATTTTTTGTCTGGTATGAAATACGAAATTCGCTCTTCCACGCCTTCGCGCGTGTTGTGTCGGCGTATACATGTTTAGCGCTTGCCCTCaagcgcacgcgcacgcacaaggGCACGCGTGCGTCCGCTTGAGGGCAAGCGCGAACTGAAGACTTGGATTGATGCGTACAGTGGACATACATACGCGGCTCGCTCATGCAACAGTCCGAAATATGAAGAGGCTTCGAAACTAGCACGACGTGTTTTCAGGACGCAACAGAGTCGCAGACTCACTTGTTTCCATGTCGCGTTAGGTATATTTGGAGCACTTCCTTAAACACGCAGGATCTCTGCGAGGATTGTAAGATTGCTCTTTGAAAATGCGgtgtatttctttctttttttttcccgagtCTGAAAGCTACGACTAGAGCAGTCGGCTTTCCTGCAGTGGTCATATAACGAGGCGGAAAATTATGTAACGTCGGAATACCATATTAGTGAAGTGTCTGCGTACTGCTATCATGGTCCCAGGCAGTACCTGCTCGTGCGGTTGTTTTAGCGCAGCAATCATGGATGTGCTCATTCAATACCATTTGACTTcgatggcggtcgaatttcgagggaggcgaaattctagaggcccatgtactgtgcgatgttggtgcacgttaaagaaccccaggtggtcgaaatttccggagtccttcactacggcgtctctcttagcctgagtcgctttgggacgttaagcccccatacaCCATTAACCATTTGACTTAAGGAGGGCTAGTGGTTTTGCAGTGAAGCGGCTCCCTCGAAGCGGGCGGCTTGCTCAGCTGGCTGAGGGAGCAGCCACAATAGGCACATCCATAGTAGGACTTGTCTGTAATGTAATAGGGAAAAAGGCCACGCAGCTTTATGAGGGACAGCATTGAAATGGTATGAGGCATGCCGAAATGAATGGCATCTGGGGCCTTTAGGGGCACAGCGTGTTTATGTAAAATTGTGGCACGGCATGCTTCCTTAGTTTTTTCCGTCAGAATTGTGGTGAATGTGAGAAGCTCTTGTTGCATGGTGCATACCATCTCAAGGCTAGACACTCATCAGCATGCCCACGCAGGTTTCGGATGATGTTGTCACATCTGCTGTTCTCTTGACATCTAAGGAGTAGCAGCGTTCATAGCACACATTAAATGTGAGCCGTCAGAACAAGCCAATTGTTGCACTCTCCAAGGGCAACCAGATGGTCAGAAGAACAAGACATCTGTCATGGTCTGGCACATTCGCAACTAAATGTCTCACTTGCAGCCGTAATTGTGAAAGTAATACAAACACTGCGTGGAGAGTTCTGCACAGGATTGCTTTGGTGGTGTTGGCAGTGTGTTATGGGTGGGAGGTACTATTTCAAGCAACCTCTAAGATATGAGCAGAACCAGGTGGTGCACTAAATATACAATTTCTGGCAGCATCTGTGACAGTTTGGTTCTGTCTGTTGGTACGAAACTTCTTTGGATTGCATTTTATTTGTGCTTCGTGAATGTGGCATCTTGAGTCCTCATCTATGAGCAGTTCAGACAAGAATGAAATGGCCACATGAACCAGAGATGGTGGCACTCACAATTAAGCTATGAAGGaaaaatgcttgaggcccgtgtactgtgtgatgtcagtgcgcgttaaaagaaccccaggtggtcgaaatttccggtggaGCCCTCCGcaacagtgtccctcatagcctgagtcgctttggggtgttaaGCACAGACAACAAACATCACAATTATAGCTGGTGTTCATTTTAAGAAGTAAAATTGGTAACAATTTCCACTTCCAATTACAGTGGCAAAAAATAAACATCCTTTACTTGTACTGACTAGCTCAAACCAAGCTTCTGCTAGTATTAATACATTTGCCTGTACATGTCCAGGTGTTCAATATTGCTTGTGCTGATTTTGTAGTTATTAGGGGTCTGCAGGCCCAGGTAATGTGCATATGTCAGTTGTAATTCCTTAGCTGCCCTTTGTGTTTTGGTTAGGTACGCTTAGGGGTTGGAATTTTCGGTTCAAACCGAAAAAAAACCCATCAAAGTATGCTGAATTGATTTTCTGAAACTCAATTTTAACCGCAAAAGGTTCATATTTTTCACATGCACGCCATAGCTGCCTGCCTGTTGAGTAGGAGTGAAACGCAGTCAAAAGAGAAAATTGACTAAGTGCATAAGCTGCGAGTGTGGTGAGGTGGTGGTAGCGCTTGATTAGCGCAGTTGTGCATTTTGAAGCATTGCTCAGCTACCTTACACTCCTCTGCAGGCTGGGAAGTGCCATATCTCACGGTCTGCTAGTAAAGCGCTATTTGTTCACTGTTATCAGTAGCTAAGTGAGTTACTTTGTTAAGCAGTTCTCTCCACTGCATGTAAGTACACTGGTGCAAAACCATGCATAAGCGCACAAAACAGCGTCGTGTACTGGCTACCTGACAACTGTTCAGCCCACATCGTGCCCCACCCTCTCGCATCCTCCAGCTTAAGTGTGATTATTTGTGCATTAATCACTGGTAAATTGACTAATATTGCTTACAAAAAGACCAATATAAACTTTAACTTGACTGCACAGGAATGCCAGATTATATCACTGAAAAAAAGCACTGACTGACCCGTAGAAAATAACGTTTgctgaaaaaagaaacgaaaactgCATTGTGAAATAAATATTGACAAAAGTCCTCTGAATTATCAGAAGTAAAAACccttagttatttatttattattaaggTGGTCATCAcatggtctaccaacaaatcatcGTTTTAAATTGTAGGTACTAGCCACAACGTTGTTATgcgtacttaaaaaaaaaatagggctcTCGCGTGCATTTGAGCTGgaaattgcaattagaagttatcggctctaagcccctcccTCTGGCAGTGACGACCATATTGAAAaagcctgagtgacgtcataaacCGACAGTGCAGTCGTCTGCTGCAAAACTGTAGAGCGCACGGTCAGTGCGGTGCAGAGCACACACCTACTCGAGTCCAGTCGTGACACATTGTGAGGAAGCCACCGAGATCACGCAGTAGCTAAACAGAAAAGGGAAGGACACAGGACTTCGTTGCCTTTGTCCCCCTGTTATGACTTCCCCCCTTCACCCCTCCG comes from the Amblyomma americanum isolate KBUSLIRL-KWMA chromosome 1, ASM5285725v1, whole genome shotgun sequence genome and includes:
- the LOC144116196 gene encoding uncharacterized protein LOC144116196 gives rise to the protein MLSRVSEGSFVRLSVGVLIGTGSVLCVPCVDVWRENKGTVTVAPGGGFRPPRRDCSREVMFTSLVRLAADPWSRRQNPVRVPKVTLFQRYPRATVIFFGVAGTSILFSRFIYDVFLIDFFEPDRPPQRELDLIMLLRQTRWRKEGEPPKNLEEALNEQELIREQQRLEKEKQVALATRL